Proteins encoded within one genomic window of Epinephelus lanceolatus isolate andai-2023 chromosome 9, ASM4190304v1, whole genome shotgun sequence:
- the snap29 gene encoding synaptosomal-associated protein 29 translates to MAYPRSHNPFADSDDDEEDFRPKNRGFDDDPSDSGLSEAEQRQRYLQQEVMRTAQSAVDSSYRSLGLIYESEKMGVETAEELMRQGEALKRADKMMDNMDQDLKTSQKHINSIKSVWGGLVNYFKAKPETKPPPEEPKAYQASEKLQNAMASSREHEDKYQASHPNLRKLDTGGFGASSSVDDGSSRQNGYPQNRHLREAHHTLDKNLDEMCDGLSRLKSLGLGLQSEIDDQDDSIDALMNKVDRMDGKIQNTNQQIKKLK, encoded by the exons ATGGCCTACCCTAGATCCCACAACCCTTTTGCTGATAGTGATGACGATGAGGAGGACTTTAGGCCCAAAAACAGGGGGTTCGATGACGACCCCAGTGACAGTGGGTTGAGTGAAGCAGAGCAAAGGCAGAGGTACCTCCAGCAGGAAGTGATGCGTACAGCTCAGTCTGCTGTGGACAGCAGTTATCGTTCCCTCGGCCTCATCTATGAATCAGAGAAGATGGGCGTTGAAACTGCAGAG GAGCTGATGCGACAGGGTGAGGCTCTGAAGAGGGCCGACAAGATGATGGACAACATGGACCAGGACCTGAAGACCAGCCAGAAGCACATTAACAGTATCAAGAGTGTGTGGGGCGGCCTTGTCAATTACTTCAAGGCCAAGCCAGAAACAAAGCCACCACCTGAGGAGCCAAAGGCCTACCAGGCCAGTGAAAA ATTACAGAATGCCATGGCCAGCAGCAGAGAACATGAAGATAAGTACCAAGCCAGCCACCCCAACTTAAGAAAGTTGGATACAGGAG gATTTGGAGCTTCTTCATCAGTAGATGACGGCTCATCTAGACAGAATGGATACCCTCAGAACAGACACCTCCGAGAGGCTCACCACACCCTCGACAAAAATTTAG ACGAGATGTGCGATGGTTTGAGTCGACTAAAAAGCCTTGGACTTGGTCTCCAGTCTGAGATTGACGACCAGGACGACTCCATTGATGCTCTGATGAATAAAGTGGACAGGATGGATGGCAAGATCCAGAACACGAACCAACAgattaaaaaactcaaataa